The proteins below are encoded in one region of Lactuca sativa cultivar Salinas chromosome 3, Lsat_Salinas_v11, whole genome shotgun sequence:
- the LOC111920245 gene encoding cell division control protein 2 homolog A, with translation MEQYEKIEKIGEGTYGVVYKALDKMTNKTIALKKIPLEKPDEGVPSTAIREISLLKEMNHENIVRLYDVVHTEKSLYMVFEYLDLDLMKHMESCPEFSKDLVKMFVYQILSGLAYCHSRRILHRDLKPQNLLIDLTKNVVKLADFGLARAFAVPVTTLTHEVVTLWYRAPELLLGCEQYSTPLDVWAVGCIFAEMVTRLPLFRGDSEIDQLFKIFKIMGTPTEFTWPGVASLPDFKSTFPKWQPKDLATIVPNLDKSGLDLLRKMLYMDPNRRISAKAALEHEYFKDIKSVQETPTP, from the exons ATGGAGCAG TATGAAAAAATTGAAAAGATTGGTGAAGGAACATATGGTGTGGTCTACAAGGCTCTTGACAAAATGACCAATAAAACTATTGCtttgaaaaagattcctttggagAAACCAGATGAGGGAGTGCCTAGCACAGCTATAAGAGAAATCTCCCTGTTGAAAGAGATGAATCATGAAAATATTGTCAG GTTATATGATGTGGTGCATACTGAGAAAAGCTTGTATATGGTTTTTGAGTATCTAGACTTAGACTTGATGAAACACATGGAATCTTGTCCTGAGTTCTCAAAGGATCTTGTAAAA ATGTTCGTTTATCAAATACTAAGTGGCCTTGCATATTGTCATTCTCGTCGAATTCTCCATAGAGACTTAAAGCCTCAGAACCTGTTGATAGATCTCACTAAAAATGTTGTCAAGCTTGCAGACTTTGGATTGGCAAGGGCCTTTGCTGTTCCTGTCACCACATTGACACATGAG gtgGTGACATTGTGGTATAGGGCACCAGAACTTCTTCTTGGATGTGAGCAGTATTCTACTCCTCTTGATGTTTGGGCTGTTGGTTGTATATTTGCTGAGATGGTGACTCGACTTCCTCTCTTTCGTGGAGACTCTGAGATTGACCAGTTGTTCAAGATTTTCAA AATAATGGGAACTCCAACAGAATTTACATGGCCTGGAGTCGCTTCTCTGCCTGACTTTAAGTCCACTTTTCCAAAGTGGCAACCAAAG GACCTTGCAACCATAGTTCCGAATCTTGATAAATCAGGCCTGGATCTCCTGCGT AAAATGCTGTACATGGACCCCAACAGAAGAATTTCAGCAAAGGCTGCACTGGAGCATGAGTACTTCAAAGATATAAAGTCCGTACAGGAAACACCGACCCCTTGA
- the LOC111920228 gene encoding zinc finger BED domain-containing protein RICESLEEPER 2-like translates to MRCVAHILNLVEQDGIKKVDKPVEIIRWAVKWIRQSPSRIDKFTKFAKLVNSGTTKHLVRDVPKRWNSTYRMLNIAQAYEKTFERYDLEEYEFRSDIENADLSIPSPSNWQHDFRDTICDIKHVCIEGIYSIRTLLDDAISDASLCDIALTMRVKFDKYFGDVEKMNLLLYFALIFDPMNEVKYLVILLEDRYGKEKMEEKKKYIMDSMYEFYNDYIRIHSPSTAGSSNSSSSLGKRQNPDATTPKPPLRNKIREKMKTNIVESIGESEKYLKESFEEDSSMFNILEWWKVNSLRFPILSLMAKDLFAIHVSIVASESVFSTSGRVLDPYWSSLTPKIGFRMV, encoded by the exons ATGAGATGTGTTGCCCACATTTTAAACTTGGTGGAGCAAGATGGTATTAAAAAGGTTGATAAGCCGGTTGAGATAATTAGATGGGCGGTAAAGTGGATTAGGCAATCACCTTCAAGAATTGACAAATTCACCAAGTTTGCTAAGCTTGTTAATTCGGGTACAACGAAACACTTGGTAAGAGATGTTCCAAAAAGATGGAACTCTACTTATCGTATGTTGAATATTGCTCAAGCTTATgaaaaaacttttgagagataCGATCTAGAGGAATATGAGTTTCGTTCCGACATTGAAAACGCGGATTTATCGATTCCTTCACCGAGCAATTGGCAACAT GATTTCCGGGACACTATATGTGACATCAAACACGTGTGCATTGAAGGTATTTATTCCATTCGTACACTTTTGGATGATGCTATTTCCGATGCTAGCCTTTGTGATATTGCATTGACAATGAGAGTGAAGTTTGATAAGTATTTTGGCGACGTAGAAAAAATGAATTTATTGCTCTACTTTGCTTTGATTTTTGACCCGATGAACGAAGTAAAGTATTTGGTTATATTACTTGAGGATCGTTATGGAAAAGAAAAGATGGAGGAGAAAAAGAAATATATTATGGATTCTATGTATGAATTTTATAATGATTACATTAGAATTCATTCTCCAAGTACTGCCGGGTCTAGTAATTCATCGTCGAGTTTAGGGAAACGCCAAAATCCGGATGCTACGACACCAAAACCACCATTGAGAAATAAAATAAGAGAAAAGATGAAAACAAACATAGTTGAATCAATTGGTGAGTCAGAAAAGTATTTGAAAGAAAGTTTTGAAGAAGATTCGTCAATGTTTAACATTTTAGAGTGGTGGAAAGTGAATAGTCTAAGATTTCCGATTCTATCCTTGATGGCTAAAGATTTGTTTGCCATTCACGTCTCAATTGTGGCTTCAGAATCTGTTTTTAGCACTAGCGGGAGGGTTTTGGATCCGTATTGGAGTTCTTTGACTCCTAAGATTGGTTTCAGGATGGTATAA